One Trachemys scripta elegans isolate TJP31775 chromosome 4, CAS_Tse_1.0, whole genome shotgun sequence genomic region harbors:
- the INAFM2 gene encoding putative transmembrane protein INAFM2: MKEKEPPAERGKPATYTGDKKARMAAKTNKKWVRLATVLAYVLSVSLAAIVLAVYYSLIWQPVRQPTGPSTPGRTTHGPHTERHGGASPTEPLTRPGSGQGAAGTERAATSTTPPSSNEPGPAPNPTVLQRVHRSH; encoded by the coding sequence ATGAAGGAGAAGGAGCCGccggcggagcggggcaagcccgcCACCTACACCGGGGACAAGAAGGCGCGGATGGCGGCCAAGACCAACAAGAAGTGGGTGCGCCTGGCCACGGTGCTGGCCTACGTGCTCTCCGTCTCGCTGGCTGCCATCGTGCTCGCCGTCTACTACAGCCTCATCTGGCAGCCGGTGCGCCAGCCCAcagggcccagcacccccggccggACGACGCACGGGCCCCACACGGAGCGGCACGGGGGAGCCAGCCCCACGGAGCCGCTTACGCGGCCGGGTTCCGGCCAAGGGGCGGCCGGGACTGAGCGCGCTGCCACCTCGACAACGCCACCGTCGAGCAAcgagcccggcccagcccccaaccccaccgTGCTGCAACGGGTGCATCGGAGCCACTGA